In the genome of Chloroflexota bacterium, one region contains:
- the pseB gene encoding UDP-N-acetylglucosamine 4,6-dehydratase (inverting), producing MDWSNQVVLVTGGTGSFGKKFIQVMLSEYHPRKIIVFSRDELKQHEMRMGGFDHPTMRYFIGDVRDRDRLRRAMHGVDIVVHAAALKQVPACEYNPMEAIKTNILGSANIIEAALDAGVKKVLALSTDKAVNPVNLYGATKLAAEKLFVQSNAYAAGTATRFSCTRYGNVVGSRGSVVPVFLKQREDGRLTITDPRMTRFWLSLEQGVRFVIRCIEQMEGGEVFVPKIPSTKITDLARAIAPEAELQTIGIRPGEKLHEVLVNEDEARHTVELDDMFVILPSDEQAWFAQGWKQRGKPLPEGFRYASNTNTEWLTVEQIQALVRPIEEAYAASR from the coding sequence ATGGATTGGTCCAACCAAGTCGTCCTCGTGACCGGTGGCACCGGTTCCTTTGGTAAGAAATTCATCCAGGTGATGCTGAGTGAGTACCACCCGCGCAAGATCATTGTTTTCAGCCGAGATGAACTCAAGCAACACGAAATGCGGATGGGGGGCTTCGACCACCCGACGATGCGCTATTTCATCGGCGACGTGCGCGACCGAGACCGCCTGCGCCGCGCCATGCACGGTGTGGATATTGTGGTTCACGCGGCCGCGCTTAAGCAGGTGCCTGCTTGCGAATACAACCCGATGGAAGCCATCAAAACCAACATTTTGGGCAGTGCCAACATCATTGAGGCCGCGTTAGACGCGGGCGTGAAAAAGGTGCTGGCTTTGAGCACCGACAAGGCCGTCAACCCGGTCAACCTTTACGGCGCGACCAAACTGGCGGCGGAAAAACTTTTCGTGCAGAGCAATGCTTATGCGGCGGGCACGGCCACCCGCTTTAGTTGCACCCGCTATGGTAACGTAGTTGGTAGCCGTGGTAGCGTGGTGCCCGTTTTCTTGAAGCAGCGGGAAGACGGCCGCCTCACCATCACCGACCCTCGCATGACCCGCTTTTGGCTTTCCCTGGAACAGGGTGTGCGGTTTGTCATCCGCTGCATTGAGCAAATGGAAGGCGGCGAAGTGTTCGTACCGAAAATTCCCAGCACGAAAATCACCGACCTGGCACGCGCGATCGCCCCCGAGGCTGAATTGCAGACAATCGGCATTCGCCCCGGCGAGAAATTGCATGAAGTGTTGGTCAACGAGGATGAAGCCCGCCATACCGTCGAACTGGACGATATGTTCGTCATCCTGCCCAGCGACGAACAGGCATGGTTCGCGCAAGGCTGGAAACAGCGCGGCAAGCCCTTGCCGGAAGGCTTCCGTTATGCCAGCAACACCAATACCGAATGGCTGACGGTGGAGCAGATTCAGGCGCTTGTGCGGCCTATCGAAGAAGCATACGCCGCGTCGCGTTAA